The sequence ATACAACGACTGATAAAGATGGCAACACAACTACGAAAGATGCGAAGATTGTCGTAAACAGTAACGACAAACCGGTTATCGAAGCGCAAGATCAAACGTATAAAGTTGGGGATAAGATTGACCCACTAAAAGATGTCAAAGGCACCGATAAAGAAGACGGAACGACGGAAGTCAAAGTGGCAAAAATTATCGATCAGTCAGGGAAAGAATTGACTGAGATTCCAAATGATCAAGCGGGCGAATATACGGTAACGTATACAACGACTGATAAAGATGGCAACACAACCACGAAAGACGCAAAAATCGTTGTAAACAGTAACGACAAACCGGTCATCGAAGCGCAAGATCAAACGTATAAAGTCGGGGATAAGATTGACCCACTAAAAGACGTCAAAGGCACCGATAAAGAAGACGGAACGACGGAAGTCAAAGTGGCAAAAATTGTCGATCAGTCAGGGAAAGAATTGACTGAGATTCCAAGTGATCAGCCAGGCGAGTACACCGTAACGTATACGACGACTGATAAAGACGGTAATACAACTACGAAACAAATTATTATTACGATTAAGAATAAGGACGCAGCAGTAGCAGGGCAAGGTTCATCGAATCAAAGTCAAGCCACTACAACTAGCACTACAGCAAAACATGCTGGAAAAGGATCCAGCAAAACAACAAGTAGTCAATTGCCACAGACTGGAGAACAACGTACAGTAATCAATACAGGGATTGGCGCAACAATTTTACTTGGTGTAGCTGCAATCTTTAGCAAGCTAAGAAAGAAAAACTAAAAAGTTAGAACAAATCAAAGAACGTGAAAAAGGTCATGCAATGGCTTTTTTCACGTTCTTTGTTATTCTTTTTGTCTTTTTTCAAAATGATTGGTATGCTATAAAAAACAATTTATATAGCGCTTGTCTATAATATGAAATTGGCTTTTATAAAGAAATAAAATCTGTCTAGTAGTTAGAATAAGAGAGGAAAATAACATGAGCAAGCAACAGATAAAGTTTGGAGAAAACTTACGCTATTTGCGCCAGCAAAAACGAATGACACAAAAAGAACTTAGCCAAGGGATTTGTGCACAATCTATGATCTCGGCAATTGAAAATGGATCGTATTTGCCCAATATAAGTTTGGCTCAACAATTAGCAGCACGTCTTTCTATCTCAATTGAAGACCTGTCATTAAGTGATTATTATAACATCAGTTCAACAGATCAAACGAATAAATATTTAGAAAAGCTATGTAATGCTAAAGAATATCAAAAGTTGTATCAGTTCTTACTGCAAGAAACTACAATAGAAGAAGTCCAAACACAAGAACAAGTACAAGCGTATTACTATTATCTAGGTTGCTGTGAATATCAATTAAACAAAGGGGAATTGGTGGCTGAAAAAAGTTTTCGCATGGCTTTGCTACAGATTATCGACCAACCTAAGTTTTATGCCTCAACGCTCACGAGACAATGCTATGCCTCTCTAGCTCTGACCTATCTTAAATACGGGCAACCACAGAAATGCCATGTCTATTTTGAAAAAGCCTTTCATGCATTAGATAAAATTCCTTATGAAGAAAATCAGCAAATCCTATATTTTCTACGAGCTGTTTCTTTTTGGTATCAAAAAGAATTAGAAGATAGCATCCGCTGGCTTGAATTGGGTACTGAATTTGCGGTGGCGCATAACTCACATTATTTGTTAGGCAATATGTATGCTTTAAAAGCACAGGTCTATGCAGCAATGAATAATATAAGAGAAAGTCAAAAGGCACAACAAGTTTCGGATAGTTTTCGTGCGGTTTTTTCAGAAAAAAGTTTTTTTAGTGACTGGACTTGATAATATCAGTATACTGATTCGTCAAGATTTTCTTTTTAAATTATAGTAAACATAAAGAGAAAAGAAAGGACGATGTAAAAAATGAAACATCTGATTATTTATGCCTATCCTCATAACCAAGGATATACGTCTGCTATTTTAGAAAGTGTGAAGGAGGGGTTAGGCAAGAACGAGCCTTTTGAAGTAATTGACTTGTATCAAGAAGCGTTCAATCCAACGCTTTATTTTGACAAAGAACATAAGCGCCGCGAATTACAATATGACGAGGAGACCAAGGAGTATCGTGAAAAAATTCTTTGGGCCAATCACTTAATCTTTATTTTTCCAATTTGGTGGAGCGGAATGCCTGCTATTTTAAAAGGATTTATTGATCGTGTATTTACTAAAGGCTTTGCATATGGTTTTGAGGGGATGTTGATGAAAGGCTATCTTAAAAATAAATCAGCGTGGATCATCACTTCATATGATGCCCCATTTTTCTATGGCCGTTTTTTGCAGCAAGATTATGGGCGCGTGCTTAAGAATCAAATATTGAAGTCGTGTGGAGTGAGTCCAATTAGACAAGATGTGTTGCCTCATATAAAAGGAAGCACGATTCAAAAAAGATTGAAATTTTTAGAACAAATCAAAAATACAGCTACAAAAATGGCTGAGAGAAATGGTTAAGCCTGCTTGTTCTCGATTCTCTAGGTCAAACATGTTATGATAATGTGTATGAAATAAGGAGGGGAGTACATGGGGAGTTGGTTATTTTTATTGATTATTTTGTTGATTGCTTTTCTAGCAAAAAATCAGAGCTTACTTTTCGCTACGGCATTTGTGTTGCTATTAAAGATTGTTCCGTTTTCTAAAGACCTATTTACTTGGATCCATACCAGAGGAATTAATTTTGGGGTTACGATTATTACTATCACTATTCTCATTCCGATTGCGACTGGGGAAATCGGGCTCAAAGACTTACTTGAAACGTTTAAATCACCAGTCGGATGGGTCGCAATTTTTTGTGGTGGCTTAGTTGCGGTGCTGTCGTCAAAAGGTGTGGGCTTAATTGCAACCGATCCGCAGATTACAGTTGCGCTTGTTTTTGGCACCATACTAGGGGTAGTGTTTCTAAAAGGAATTGCTGCTGGACCAGTCATTGCTTCTGGGATTACTTATTGTATTTTACAACTATTTGCATTGATAAAATAATAGATAAAAGAGAGTACCTTTCTTCTTTTGTGATAAAGGAATCCAATAAAAAAAGTGGTAAAAAAAAGAGTAGTAAGGAGGAAAAAAATGAGTACAGAGAAAGAAAATCAACAGAAAAAGCAATTAAGAGAATTACTTCTTAAAAAAAAGCAAAAGCAATCCAAAGTTTCTGCTTTTGGTCACTCAGACAGTCAAAAAACTTATGCAAAAAATCAAAAGTCATTGAAACAATACACGAAACATAAATAAGAAATAGACACTTTTCTAAGGAGAATTCTCGTGAAAATTGAACGTTTGTTGAATATTTTGTTCTATTTGCTAAATCGCGAACGGGTAACTGCGAATGAGTTAGCCCAGCAATTCCAAGTTTCTAAACGAACCATTTTACGGGATATTGATACGTTGAGTCTTTCTGGGGTACCCATTTATGCCGAGGTGGGGGCTAAGGGAGGGTACTCGATTCATCGTGAGTATCACATTAATTCCAAAATTATGAATCAAGAGAATATTGAGTACGTGGTGCTAGCTATTGAAAGTTTAAGAGGCGTTTATGGTTCAAAAATAGTAGATGAAACT is a genomic window of Vagococcus entomophilus containing:
- a CDS encoding helix-turn-helix domain-containing protein, which encodes MSKQQIKFGENLRYLRQQKRMTQKELSQGICAQSMISAIENGSYLPNISLAQQLAARLSISIEDLSLSDYYNISSTDQTNKYLEKLCNAKEYQKLYQFLLQETTIEEVQTQEQVQAYYYYLGCCEYQLNKGELVAEKSFRMALLQIIDQPKFYASTLTRQCYASLALTYLKYGQPQKCHVYFEKAFHALDKIPYEENQQILYFLRAVSFWYQKELEDSIRWLELGTEFAVAHNSHYLLGNMYALKAQVYAAMNNIRESQKAQQVSDSFRAVFSEKSFFSDWT
- a CDS encoding LPXTG cell wall anchor domain-containing protein, which produces TTTDKDGNTTTKDAKIVVNSNDKPVIEAQDQTYKVGDKIDPLKDVKGTDKEDGTTEVKVAKIIDQSGKELTEIPNDQAGEYTVTYTTTDKDGNTTTKDAKIVVNSNDKPVIEAQDQTYKVGDKIDPLKDVKGTDKEDGTTEVKVAKIVDQSGKELTEIPSDQPGEYTVTYTTTDKDGNTTTKQIIITIKNKDAAVAGQGSSNQSQATTTSTTAKHAGKGSSKTTSSQLPQTGEQRTVINTGIGATILLGVAAIFSKLRKKN
- a CDS encoding DUF441 domain-containing protein, with product MGSWLFLLIILLIAFLAKNQSLLFATAFVLLLKIVPFSKDLFTWIHTRGINFGVTIITITILIPIATGEIGLKDLLETFKSPVGWVAIFCGGLVAVLSSKGVGLIATDPQITVALVFGTILGVVFLKGIAAGPVIASGITYCILQLFALIK
- a CDS encoding NAD(P)H-dependent oxidoreductase, which encodes MKHLIIYAYPHNQGYTSAILESVKEGLGKNEPFEVIDLYQEAFNPTLYFDKEHKRRELQYDEETKEYREKILWANHLIFIFPIWWSGMPAILKGFIDRVFTKGFAYGFEGMLMKGYLKNKSAWIITSYDAPFFYGRFLQQDYGRVLKNQILKSCGVSPIRQDVLPHIKGSTIQKRLKFLEQIKNTATKMAERNG